In a genomic window of Mycolicibacterium neoaurum VKM Ac-1815D:
- a CDS encoding anthranilate synthase component I, which translates to MQRPTPADTLAVTTARADFRDLAAGHRVVPVTRKVLADSETPLSAYRKLAANRPGTFLLESAENGRSWSRWSFIGAGAPSALTVRDGEAVWLGTTPQGAPSGGDPLAALRTTLDLLATAALPGLPPLSSGLVGFFAYDLVRRLERLPELATDDLGLPDMLLLLATDIAAVDHHEGTITLIANAVNWNGTDERVDEAYDDAVRRLDVMTAALAEPLGSSVATFSRPVPQYRAQRSVEEYTAIVEKLVGDIEAGEAFQVVPSQRFEMTTSADPLDVYRMLRATNPSPYMYLLNVPDAQGGLDFSVVGSSPEALVTVADGKATTHPIAGTRWRGDTEEEDLLLEKELLADEKERAEHLMLVDLGRNDLGRVSEPGTVRVEDYSHIERYSHVMHLVSTVTGQLAEGSTALDAVTACFPAGTLSGAPKVRAMELIEEVELTRRGLYGGVLGYLDFAGNADFAIAIRTALMRNGTAYVQAGGGVVADSNGPYEYNEATNKAKAVLAAVAAAETLREPLQTESS; encoded by the coding sequence GTGCAACGACCAACGCCCGCCGACACCCTGGCCGTCACGACCGCGCGCGCGGACTTCCGGGACCTTGCCGCCGGCCATCGTGTGGTGCCGGTGACCCGCAAGGTGCTCGCCGACAGCGAGACCCCGCTGTCGGCCTACCGGAAGCTGGCCGCCAACCGGCCGGGCACCTTCCTGCTGGAATCGGCGGAGAACGGCCGGTCTTGGTCGCGTTGGTCGTTCATCGGAGCAGGTGCGCCGTCGGCGCTGACGGTGCGCGACGGCGAGGCCGTCTGGCTGGGCACCACCCCGCAGGGGGCGCCGTCGGGTGGTGACCCGCTGGCGGCGCTGCGGACGACGCTGGATCTGCTGGCCACCGCGGCACTGCCCGGGCTGCCGCCGTTGTCCTCCGGCCTGGTCGGGTTCTTCGCCTATGACCTGGTGCGGCGGTTGGAACGGCTGCCCGAGCTGGCCACCGACGACCTCGGCTTGCCGGACATGCTGCTGTTGCTGGCCACCGATATCGCCGCCGTCGACCACCACGAGGGCACCATCACCCTGATCGCCAACGCGGTGAACTGGAACGGCACCGACGAACGCGTCGACGAGGCCTACGACGATGCGGTGCGGCGCCTCGATGTGATGACCGCCGCGCTGGCCGAGCCGCTGGGATCCAGCGTCGCTACCTTCAGCAGGCCGGTCCCGCAGTACCGGGCCCAGCGCAGCGTCGAGGAGTACACCGCCATCGTCGAGAAGCTGGTCGGCGATATCGAGGCCGGTGAGGCCTTTCAGGTGGTGCCCTCGCAGCGTTTCGAGATGACCACCTCCGCTGACCCACTCGACGTCTACCGGATGCTGCGCGCCACCAACCCCAGTCCGTACATGTACCTGCTCAATGTGCCCGACGCGCAAGGCGGGCTTGACTTTTCGGTGGTCGGGTCCAGTCCGGAGGCACTGGTCACCGTCGCCGACGGCAAGGCGACCACTCATCCGATCGCCGGCACCCGGTGGCGCGGGGACACCGAGGAAGAGGACCTGCTGCTGGAAAAGGAGCTGCTCGCCGACGAGAAGGAACGCGCCGAGCATCTGATGCTGGTGGACCTGGGCCGCAATGACCTCGGGCGGGTGTCGGAACCGGGCACGGTTCGCGTCGAGGATTACAGCCATATCGAGCGCTACAGCCACGTCATGCACTTGGTGTCCACGGTCACCGGGCAGCTCGCCGAGGGCAGCACCGCGCTCGACGCCGTCACCGCGTGCTTTCCGGCGGGCACCCTGTCCGGCGCGCCCAAGGTGCGGGCCATGGAGCTCATCGAGGAGGTCGAGCTGACCCGGCGCGGCCTCTACGGCGGGGTGCTGGGATATCTGGACTTCGCCGGGAACGCCGACTTCGCCATCGCCATCCGGACCGCGCTGATGCGCAACGGCACCGCCTATGTCCAGGCCGGCGGGGGAGTCGTCGCCGACTCCAACGGCCCCTACGAGTACAACGAGGCGACCAACAAGGCCAAGGCGGTGCTGGCGGCCGTCGCCGCCGCCGAGACGCTGCGCGAGCCGCTGCAGACCGAGTCGTCATGA
- a CDS encoding TIGR02234 family membrane protein: MIRAAQGLLVLGALALWVASRLPWVQISSADGLGQPKTTTLNGAAWSTALVPLALVLLAAAVVALAVRGRLLRAVAVLVAACSAGIGYLGVSQWVIHDIAVRAAGLAGVQVADLVGSQRFHAGAGTALLAAVITLVAAVILMRSAGTGTAAGARYAAPAARREAVRGEAADGTAGMSERTMWDAIDEGADPTVAPAPAPADEHNEPGGEPDNKGR; encoded by the coding sequence ATGATCAGGGCCGCACAGGGGTTGCTGGTTCTGGGCGCTCTCGCACTGTGGGTGGCCTCGCGGTTGCCGTGGGTGCAGATCAGTTCGGCCGACGGTCTCGGCCAGCCGAAGACCACGACGCTCAACGGCGCCGCCTGGTCGACCGCGCTGGTGCCGCTGGCGCTGGTGCTGCTGGCCGCCGCCGTCGTCGCGCTGGCGGTGCGGGGACGGCTGCTGCGGGCGGTGGCGGTGCTGGTGGCCGCCTGTAGTGCCGGGATCGGCTACCTGGGGGTCAGTCAGTGGGTGATCCACGACATCGCGGTGCGCGCCGCCGGGCTGGCCGGGGTGCAGGTGGCGGACCTGGTGGGATCGCAGCGGTTCCATGCCGGCGCGGGCACGGCGCTGCTCGCGGCGGTGATCACGCTGGTCGCAGCCGTGATCTTGATGCGCTCGGCGGGTACCGGCACGGCGGCCGGGGCGCGCTACGCGGCGCCGGCAGCGCGTCGCGAGGCCGTACGCGGTGAGGCTGCCGACGGTACCGCGGGCATGTCAGAGCGGACCATGTGGGACGCCATCGACGAGGGGGCCGATCCCACGGTGGCGCCGGCACCGGCACCGGCGGATGAGCACAACGAACCGGGCGGCGAACCGGACAACAAGGGTCGGTGA
- the trpC gene encoding indole-3-glycerol phosphate synthase TrpC, giving the protein MTATVLDSIIEGVRADVATREAVVSFADIKQRAKDARPALDVMAALRAPGIAVIAEVKRASPSRGELASIADPAQLATAYEDGGARIISVLTEERRFHGSLDDLDAVRAAVSIPVLRKDFIVGPYQIHEARAHGADMLLLIVAALEQRALESMLDRTESLGMTALVEVHTEEEANRALDAGATVIGVNARDLKTLEVDRDCFARIAPGLPTDVIRIAESGVRGTADLLAYAGAGADAVLVGEGLVTSGDPRGAVSELVTAGAHPSCPKPSR; this is encoded by the coding sequence ATGACGGCGACCGTGCTCGACTCCATCATCGAAGGAGTCCGCGCCGACGTTGCCACCCGGGAAGCCGTGGTCAGCTTCGCCGATATCAAGCAGCGGGCCAAGGATGCGCGCCCGGCGCTGGATGTGATGGCGGCGCTGCGGGCGCCGGGTATCGCGGTGATCGCCGAGGTCAAGCGGGCCAGCCCGTCGCGCGGGGAGCTTGCCTCCATCGCGGATCCGGCGCAGCTCGCGACGGCCTATGAGGACGGCGGCGCTCGCATCATCAGCGTGCTGACCGAGGAACGGCGTTTCCACGGCTCGCTCGACGATCTGGACGCGGTCCGTGCCGCGGTGTCGATCCCGGTGCTGCGCAAGGATTTCATCGTCGGGCCGTACCAGATTCACGAGGCGCGCGCCCACGGCGCGGACATGCTGCTGCTGATCGTCGCGGCGTTGGAGCAGCGGGCACTGGAATCGATGCTCGATCGCACCGAATCGCTCGGGATGACCGCCCTTGTCGAGGTGCACACCGAGGAAGAGGCCAACCGCGCGCTCGATGCCGGGGCCACCGTCATCGGTGTCAATGCCCGTGACCTGAAGACCCTCGAGGTCGACAGGGACTGCTTTGCCCGGATCGCCCCCGGTCTGCCGACCGATGTGATCCGGATCGCCGAATCGGGCGTCCGCGGTACCGCCGATCTGCTGGCCTATGCCGGTGCAGGTGCCGATGCGGTACTGGTCGGCGAGGGGCTGGTGACCAGCGGCGACCCGCGCGGGGCGGTATCAGAGCTGGTCACCGCGGGTGCCCACCCGTCATGCCCGAAACCTTCCCGCTGA